The following nucleotide sequence is from Vitis vinifera cultivar Pinot Noir 40024 chromosome 14, ASM3070453v1.
GTTATGGTTGTCGTTTTGATTGATAACGTATTGAAGTTTACATACTGAAAAGAAAATGGATGAATTACTAATTCCCAAGTAGGTAATATGTATAATCTTTCAAAGTTCTGACCATTGAGTTCAGGGAAAAGTTTGTCCTGGTATGATGCACATTGCATTACTATAACTAAATCTGTTCCACAAAAACTTTAACCGATCTGACTAAAGCTGGAACTGGAAGTTTGATAGCCTTCATGCTGGAACAGTTGGGGTTTCTGACTCATAATGTTATTGTCTCTATCCCAATTGGCCTCTAAAAATGATTCCTTTCCATGATTGTATGAACTAGTTGTATGTGCTGGTGTGTATGTTGATATGCTACCATCATCATTACTTGCCATTGATCTGGCAGTGTGTATTTGCAGGGTTGGAAAGTGTTAACAATTCAGTTGTTGCCACTGCCTCTAAAGATCGGACCCTAAGATTGTGGAAGGTAATTAGAAGAAAAGCTACTCCTTAGTGATGCAACTATGTTTTCCCACCTAACAAATTCATCCCTTCTCCTTCAAAGTTTGATGCAGGGGAGCGCCATGATCTTCCCCTAAAAATTAGAGCATTTAAAATTCTGCATGGGCATAATGCATCTGTACAAAGTGTTGCAGTACAGCCTACTGGAAATATGGTTTGCTCTATTTCTTGTGAACTTTAGTCATCAATATCAACATGaatgaattaatatgaaagttAAGCTCATCGCATCGTCTTTATCACTACATTTACTTAGGTATGTTCTGGTTCATGGGATTGTACAATCAATTTATGGCGGACGGATGAATTTGATGTAGAAGGTGATCTGGTTTCAGTTAAGAAGAGAAAAGTGAACAATGAGGCTGAGGAATCCCAAGCAGAGGTATTACATCTATCATATTCCCTCAAGGGCCATTTGGATTTGCAAGGAATTGAAATTCTTCCTTTTCGTCTTTCAAGGAAAAAACTGTGTCCTGTGGAAATAACTATCAAGTTATCAAAGAGGTTAAAGTtactataaaaatgaaaaaatttgaaaaaataaaaattgttttaaaatggcatgagaacaaaatggaaaattttcagtGTCATGTGGAAGTGTAACAGTTTTATTTTGTTGTCACATCTGAGAATGGCCTTTATCTGCTACCCTGGCCTATTTGTTACTGGGGAGCCTATCCTCAAGGATGATCTCTACACAACACATCATTTTAGAACCTTCATCTCCCACAGTATGACAAATGAAGTTTGCAAAAATTTCTCATCCCCTCCTTATACAATTCTACACCCCCTTTCCATGCACCCCCTTACCTCCTGCAAGTGCCATCCACCCTTGACCTTTTCCCTGCCACTGCTTTCCTTCAGAAGCTGTCTTTCTCCACTAAGAAACTCTAGAATCATTTCACAAGCAATGCATTATTCAGCATGTTCAGGTTTGGTTTTCTAATGTTTAAACCTCCTTGGTCCTTTTGTTAGTACTCCACTCCCCCCTTCAGCAGATGCATGTTCTCTTCTGTTTTTGTCTTCTGGCCATCCTGTGAAAAGTCCCTTGTTGCTTTTGTAGTTTGATCCTCACTGATGCTAAATGATAAGTGTAGACTTTAAATACATTGAAAAATGCGGGGAAATGCTTTCTAAGGTGTTGACCTTCCTTCTTTCAAGAGGTTTTGCCTTTTCCTACTTGTCTATTGTTCTCAGATCTTTCCACAACTGAGTCACAAGTAGCCTTAGATGCAAAGGGGCACCCAAAGGCAGGCCTAAATGTGGGAAAGACCCAATCCTTCATCCTAGCATTATCTCCAAGCTCTGAACATTCTCCACCTGATCAACTAGGATAAAACCTGAGTCATTTTGACCTGTTTTAATGTTCTGAGTGATTTGTTTGTGTGATAGGAAATGAGGGCCAATGTTGCTATGCCTCTCTTATACAATTTACctgtcaaaaaaataattgatgccTATGTTATTCTATTTGAAATTGATCCACATTATGAATACAACATATATTTCATGGTTAGTGAGCTAGGAAagaattccttttttttcttttggttaatGAGAACAAAAAGTTCATACGAGTAAGGACAATTAAAAGGCACGTGAAAGATGAGCTATCTTTCAAAGAAACtcataagaataaataaataaataaagagttgtccttcaaagaaaaagaaagaagaggtATAAAAGAGTTCTCAGATGTTGAACTTTGTGACTTAAATTGCATCTGTATTTCTTTCCTGGCATGCCACAAACATTATTCTTCACAATTTTCTGTGCCATTAGGGAGAGGCTGTATCTACCATTGTTGGGCATACACAATGTGTATCATCTGTGATTTGGCCTCAACATGAAACAATTTATTCAGCATCATGGGACCATTCTGTCAGAAGATGGGATGTTGAGACGGGCAAAGATTCATGGAACTTGGTAAGTGAGAATGATCTTATTTTGCCTTTCTTTTACTTTGTGTGCATGGTTAAGGCAAATGACGTTTCTTGTAGTTGAaattttccttatgaaaatagATGACACATTTTTTtaagccctttttttttttctaggctAAACTatcacattttatttttaaaccaatttgGATGAATGTGCATCTCATTTTTTGACGTCTTAGTCTCCAACCTTGATTGGGGAGAAAGCGGTTTTAATTCTTGGGATCAGGGATCTTACTTTAGTTGGCTTCCCCTCACTGTGAAGTAGAAGAGAAAACTCAAGAAAATGTCATAATATGTCATAATGTGCTATAGATGCCAACATAATCATTCATCCATGGGTCATTATGTCATCCTTTTGTGCTTGCAGcatctttgttttgaatcattttgCTCCTCTTACTGCTTCATTCAGTTGTCTTCATTGTGTTGTGCATAATAAAAAACTGCCAAGTGATTTTCCATCCATCACAAAATAAAGATGCAGTCGTTCTAAATGTTAGCTTCAATGGGTGGGTTTACATTTGGTCGTCCAGAGTTTTCAAGTGGGTTGATGATGAATtatcaaatccaacttatatGAATGTCATGTGTAGGGGACTGAAGCATAAACCCTCTTGCTAAGCTACCCTTGAGGCAGGTTGGGCTCAGCTAAACATTTCAGAATGTTAGTATGACAATTAGGTTGTGCTTTGTCGGAGGTGTTTCTTGAATAGCCGTAATGTTTAAAGCACCAAAATTCTATACTTGTTAGAAGATTTGTAAAGGTCTTCCTTTGTTTCTCTTATTGGAAGTTGTTTTCTAGAAATAGGCTAGTTTGTCGTCAATAGTGAAAGTTCTAGATCTTATTATGAAACGTAGTCCTCCTTTTTATGGcccaatttttacttttaattttctCTCAAGAAGATATGAAGTAGAAGAGAAATTCAATCACACACATAGACAAGTGATGTATGTGGAAAACCGCCCAAAAAGTCTTCCAAGGAATTTGTGGATATAATAACCATGGGATCAAGAGACTACAAAGCTCAAATCCACTATACCGAAGGAAAAATGCACAAATTACCTAACAGAAGCGAGCCCTAAGACTTACATCCTAGACTTATACCAGTCCTCATGTCCTTAATGCAGCACTACACGTGCTCACTAGTGGACACCTCAAAAGCCTTGAGGGAATGTGGAACTCTATTACAAACCTAAGAGGAAATCAGGAACCATTTTGAGAGTTTGAGGGTTCGGGCAGGCTAATAATtctttttgtaatatatataggAATGCAACTCTTGTGGATTAGAATcctaattttccaaaaaataaattttgaaaaatggaaagaattaaaatatcacattattattattttgggaaGAATGCTCAAGTACTGGGCGCTTGAGCATTCCTTTTTACTTCTTGAGCACTCTCCAAAAGCGCTTAAGCGCTGGATCAactattactttttaaaacGCATAACTTGAAGCTCAATATAAAAACACTGAAGTTTACATTATGCCTCTTGGTCTAAACTATCAGCCTTTATGGACCTTTCTATGCTATTCCTGGTTGACCCTACAACGACCTTGAGTTAATGGAGTGTAAGTCacactaaatctaaaaattccTAAGGTAGGatgaaaggaacaaaattgtcaacttaaACTAACTACTTTATGCACCAACTAATAGCTTTGAGTACACATCTCTTGCAAGCAGTAGTGATAGTTTGTTTTCCTTGTATTCCTTTCTATTTTAACAAAATGCTTTGAAGTTTCTCTGGGAGTTTGGATGATAATGTCCTCCACTATGCACAGTTTTGTGGGAAGGCCCTCAACTGCCTTGATGTTGGGGGAGAAAGTTCTGCTCTCATTGCTGCTGGTGGCTCTGACACCACTCTTAGGATATGGGATCCTCGCAAACCAGGTTTTTAAACTTAGCAAAACTTATATAGTGGagtgttctctctctctctttctctctctctcatttatttacataaaagtTTTGGATCTTGTAGGAACTTTGACTCCTGTCTTTCAGTTCTCATCACACACTTCTTGGATTTCGGCTTGCAAGTGGCACAATAAATCATGGTTTCATTTGCTTTCCGCATCCTATGATGGGAAAGTTATGTTGTGGGATCTCAGAACTGCGGTATTGTATTTTCTTGACTTCTACTATATATGTTGTGGCCCATGTTACCATATAAGATTGATACTAAAATATACTTTGCTGTTTCAGTGGCCTCTGGCTGTCATTGATTCACACAACAACAAGGTaacccatttttccttttgtgtttATTGTTGTCCTCACAGAAATAAACTCAGATTTCATTGGATGTGATGGCCTTTGTTACATTATTCAGGTATTATGTGCTGACTGGTGGAAAGGTGATTCTGTGGTCAGTGGTGGGGCAGACTCAAAGCTTTGTATTTCTTCCGAAATCCCTGTGCAGTAAGGTAAGTTTGTAATGCATTCATTGGTATTTGGGTATGGAATTTATTTCTGTATTCCCACCTCCCCCCCAAGTGTGATTTAATGCTGTTCTCTCTCATTCTCAACTTTTGTGCTTCTAGTTTTCCAGTTCAATTTAATCTAAGACTATAGTTGTGAAAAATAGATAAAGCCAGTGAATTAAATATTACTATTTTGGCACAGAACAAGCATATGGAGGTCTGAGACTTTTGCTTACTACCTTTGTGTTTGCTGCCCTCCTCCATTGCCGGAGATCATTGCAACCCTCCCTTGTTTTTCATTGATTGCATTCCATCCCAAATTTTGCATCCTTAGGCTCATGAGTGACAGTAGGCATCATATCCACCAATCCTGGACCATTCTATCTGTTCAATTTTGTAGAGAAGCTATTCATTGAACCATCCTTTAAAGGATTATATGATCTTATTTTTCAGTATGATTATTTTTTGAGGGCTAAAAGAATTCATCTGCATTTTCCAATAGTCTTTCAAAATAGTGTGGATTTTTGTCATCGCTGATCCTTTTCCTCTCCTTTCAATACTTCATTTCCACTCATTTTAATGGTTGATCTTTTTAACTAGTGACAGAAATAACCTCTGGAGACGATTGATGATATTGCTGGGAGCTTCTGTTGCCTTGGTTTTGGCAGCCTATTCCACCAGAAAACCAAACCACTGAAAGAATCCATGTTCTTTAGAGCAATGAAAGCAAGAGGATGATTGATAGGGGGATGCAGGCATGAGCCAGTTTTATTCCAGGCACTCCATTCATTGAGCAGTTAAAAACATGAGTGATATGTTAGGAGgattattttattgtatttctTGATCTTCAGTTATAACACATTTAGATCACTTAGATCTGAGTATCCGTATCCTGAAAGTGAAATATTTTCTAATCTTATGTGAGCTCTAagcaataaaatatttattataaaaattaaattaaaaaaaaaaaaatcagaaatgcTGTTTGATCATTGTCAATGAAAGAAACAATCAAAGGGTAAAATTGGAGGGCGATGGTCGAGGGATCAAGTGGGAAGCATAGGTGGACCACCAAAAGAGAGACCGCAGGTGAAAATTTCCAAACTTTTATTCAAGGCTTTCCCATCCTTTTCCTTCCTTTATGTTTCCCGAGATCTATGAAAAGAAAACTTGCTTTATGGGTAAACTCACGTGGGCCGCCCGTGACCGTGGGAGGCTCCGCTTCTCTAATTACTAAATTACCCCCCAACCCTctcctcttttttattttattttattccaaaTAACAACACAACTAGTGAATGATCGATTTCAtttattaactatttattatatttttaattaatggaaTAATAGTTACAATggtgtcttttgtttttttttttctttctttgctgGTAAGGAAAATACTATTTTTGGTTTGTAAAGTTAGGTATTTGTcagaatttattaaaataaaaatcatgctattattttaaaaatattttagaaaggTTTACCaggaatttcaaaataaaaattaataagctattattttaaaatcatatattatttttaaaatattttacaaagatTTACTagtaatttcaaaataaaaatattataaacaataagattcaaaatatttgttttattttttgaaacttttttcaCCACCtaggaataaaatttt
It contains:
- the LOC100265290 gene encoding ribosome biogenesis protein WDR12 homolog; this encodes MEIDGDVEETSRRVQVRFTTKLQSPFKTPPTSIAIPSNLTRMGLSAIVNNLLKSGNPDWKPEPFDFLIDGELVRMSLEQFLIAKGISAEKILEIEYIKAVAPRKQEEPSLHDDWVSAVDGSNPGFILTGCYDGLGRLWKAAGSCTHILEGHNDAITSVKFIDPKGLESVNNSVVATASKDRTLRLWKFDAGERHDLPLKIRAFKILHGHNASVQSVAVQPTGNMVCSGSWDCTINLWRTDEFDVEGDLVSVKKRKVNNEAEESQAEGEAVSTIVGHTQCVSSVIWPQHETIYSASWDHSVRRWDVETGKDSWNLFCGKALNCLDVGGESSALIAAGGSDTTLRIWDPRKPGTLTPVFQFSSHTSWISACKWHNKSWFHLLSASYDGKVMLWDLRTAWPLAVIDSHNNKVLCADWWKGDSVVSGGADSKLCISSEIPVQ